One stretch of Alcaligenes aquatilis DNA includes these proteins:
- the kdpC gene encoding potassium-transporting ATPase subunit KdpC: protein MSTHQFMVSTPVAPTVKSLLRPVLLSAVFFMLLTGIAYPLATTVIGTALFPEQANGSLIERDGQVVGSRQIGQYFSQPEYFHGRPSVTLGVDPSDPSNSISQPYNAAASGGSNQGALSKNLLNAVAERSKAYRLMNGLAEDAPVPVDAVTASASGLDPHISVANARLQAARIARVRGMSLEQVLALIDRYTHARQLGVLGEPRVQVLELNLALDMAKSVQPVVR, encoded by the coding sequence ATGTCTACCCATCAATTTATGGTTTCAACCCCAGTGGCACCGACGGTGAAAAGCCTGCTGCGTCCCGTGTTGCTGTCGGCTGTGTTCTTTATGCTTCTGACCGGGATTGCCTATCCCTTGGCAACGACTGTTATCGGGACGGCTTTGTTCCCGGAGCAGGCAAATGGCAGCTTAATTGAGCGTGATGGCCAAGTCGTGGGTTCACGCCAGATTGGCCAATATTTCAGTCAGCCAGAGTATTTTCATGGCCGCCCCAGTGTGACCTTGGGTGTGGACCCTTCAGATCCATCCAATAGTATCTCGCAGCCCTATAACGCCGCCGCTAGCGGGGGCAGCAATCAAGGGGCATTAAGCAAGAATTTGCTCAATGCCGTGGCAGAGCGAAGCAAGGCTTATCGTCTGATGAATGGTTTGGCAGAGGATGCCCCCGTACCTGTCGATGCCGTGACAGCGTCGGCATCGGGTCTGGATCCGCATATCTCGGTGGCTAATGCCCGTTTGCAGGCTGCGCGTATTGCCAGGGTGCGCGGCATGTCGCTGGAACAGGTGCTGGCCTTGATTGATCGCTATACCCATGCTCGTCAATTGGGTGTACTGGGTGAACCACGTGTGCAGGTCCTGGAGCTAAATCTTGCGCTGGATATGGCCAAGAGCGTCCAGCCCGTCGTGCGTTAG
- the kdpF gene encoding K(+)-transporting ATPase subunit F has protein sequence MGLFIYLFYALIKAEKF, from the coding sequence ATGGGACTGTTTATTTATTTGTTCTATGCCTTGATTAAGGCCGAAAAATTTTAG
- a CDS encoding type 1 glutamine amidotransferase, producing MKPILVLQHEATQGPGVLLDHLEKNGLCYQLLMSPLEGRAPVLARDYSGIVVLGSDHSVNEDLPWIVCEQALLQDAVQRHVPVLGHCFGAQLLARSLGAKVQRSPYPNIGWGQVWSSPYAQRVMGLPRRAVLFNWHYDTFQIPSGASRTLYGPHCLNKGFGLGPHWAFQGHLEVTADSIRQWCDHGRHELAQVYGPAAQDADHILLGLGQHVSTLHLLARQTYQRWTDQLLERSGFARTQIHMPSLYAGQ from the coding sequence ATGAAACCCATTCTTGTTTTGCAGCACGAGGCTACACAAGGGCCAGGTGTATTACTGGATCATCTGGAGAAAAACGGCCTTTGCTATCAACTACTGATGTCACCGCTGGAGGGGAGAGCACCGGTCTTGGCACGTGATTACAGCGGGATTGTCGTCTTGGGCAGCGACCATAGTGTTAACGAGGATCTGCCCTGGATAGTGTGTGAACAGGCGCTTTTGCAGGATGCAGTCCAGCGCCATGTTCCTGTGCTGGGCCATTGCTTTGGGGCGCAGCTTCTGGCCCGTTCTCTGGGCGCCAAGGTGCAGCGCAGCCCGTATCCGAATATAGGCTGGGGCCAGGTCTGGAGCAGCCCTTATGCCCAGCGTGTGATGGGCCTGCCCAGACGTGCTGTGCTGTTTAACTGGCATTACGACACTTTTCAGATTCCTTCGGGTGCCAGCCGGACGTTGTATGGCCCTCATTGTCTGAACAAGGGCTTTGGCTTGGGTCCGCATTGGGCTTTTCAAGGTCATCTGGAAGTGACTGCCGATAGCATTCGGCAGTGGTGCGACCACGGTCGCCACGAGCTGGCGCAGGTATACGGTCCTGCCGCTCAGGATGCTGACCATATCTTGCTTGGGCTGGGTCAGCATGTGAGCACCTTGCATCTTCTTGCCAGACAGACTTACCAGCGCTGGACAGATCAGTTGCTGGAGCGCTCCGGGTTTGCCCGCACCCAAATCCATATGCCGTCTTTATACGCAGGCCAGTAA
- the kdpA gene encoding potassium-transporting ATPase subunit KdpA codes for MLDDLMQFLVILAVSTVLLVVVGKWIAHFFSSPNHSLMERGTYRLLGVNPEEKMSWRRYGLALLLSNAAMLLLGYVLLRVQGWIPGDSLQRAAQTPDLAFNTAVSFTTNTNWQAYSGESSLSNFSQMAAITFLMMISATTGLAAAGGFIRGLSRKSSADIGNYWVDFTRSLYRLLLPCSFLLALFYIWQGMPQTLSSEVVVNTLEGLKQQIVLGPVASLESIKHVGTNGGGFFGMNAAHPFENPTPLTNTVHMLSMLLVPSALTYAFGSMLARRRQGWAFFAAFLVMFIGFLSLIYSAEQAGNPLLTPLGVDQTQSSTLGGGNLEGKELRFGVAQSSLFATVTTAATTGSVDAMHASLTPLGGLVPIAQMMLNNVFGGIGVGFISLVSYAILTVFLVGMMIGRSPEFLGKKIEAREMKYVMLAMLAHAFSILGFTALASVLPSTMDSLSNMGPHGFSEVLYAYTSGTANNGSAFAGFNANTPFFNTTIGLAMLVGRYLTLLPLLALAGVLAAKKAVPAGPGTLSTATPLFTGLLIFVVLVVGGLTFLPALALGPIVEHLLMLDGITF; via the coding sequence ATGCTGGACGATCTGATGCAGTTTCTAGTTATTTTGGCCGTCTCAACGGTCTTGTTAGTGGTGGTGGGTAAATGGATTGCCCATTTTTTCAGCAGCCCGAATCACAGTTTGATGGAGCGCGGTACGTATCGGCTGCTGGGTGTGAATCCTGAAGAGAAAATGTCCTGGAGGCGATATGGCCTGGCGCTTTTATTGAGCAACGCCGCCATGTTGCTTCTGGGATATGTTCTTTTGCGGGTGCAGGGCTGGATTCCCGGAGACAGCCTGCAGCGTGCCGCACAAACGCCAGACTTGGCCTTTAACACGGCCGTGTCCTTTACGACCAATACCAATTGGCAGGCGTATTCGGGCGAATCCAGTCTGTCCAATTTTTCCCAAATGGCGGCCATCACCTTTTTGATGATGATCAGTGCCACCACGGGTCTGGCGGCGGCAGGTGGTTTCATCCGTGGCTTAAGTCGTAAAAGCTCGGCTGATATTGGTAATTACTGGGTGGACTTTACCCGTTCTTTGTATCGCCTGCTCTTGCCGTGCAGCTTCTTGCTGGCCTTGTTTTATATCTGGCAAGGTATGCCGCAAACACTGAGTTCTGAGGTCGTGGTCAACACGCTGGAAGGACTCAAGCAGCAGATTGTTTTGGGACCCGTGGCCAGTCTTGAAAGCATCAAGCATGTGGGAACCAATGGGGGCGGCTTCTTTGGCATGAACGCGGCGCATCCTTTTGAGAACCCCACGCCGCTGACCAATACCGTGCATATGCTTAGCATGTTGCTGGTGCCTTCGGCCCTGACCTATGCCTTTGGCTCCATGCTGGCTCGTCGCCGGCAGGGCTGGGCCTTTTTTGCAGCCTTTCTGGTGATGTTCATCGGCTTTTTGTCTCTGATCTACAGCGCCGAGCAAGCAGGCAATCCTTTGTTGACGCCTTTGGGAGTCGATCAGACCCAAAGCAGTACGCTGGGCGGGGGCAATCTGGAGGGTAAAGAACTGCGTTTCGGTGTGGCGCAAAGCAGTCTGTTTGCGACAGTGACCACCGCAGCTACCACTGGCTCGGTCGATGCCATGCATGCGTCGCTGACCCCTTTGGGTGGCTTGGTGCCGATTGCTCAAATGATGCTGAACAATGTGTTTGGCGGGATCGGGGTGGGCTTTATCAGCCTGGTCAGTTACGCCATTCTGACCGTGTTTCTGGTGGGCATGATGATAGGACGCAGCCCGGAGTTTTTGGGCAAGAAGATCGAGGCCCGGGAGATGAAGTACGTGATGCTGGCCATGCTGGCGCACGCCTTCAGCATTCTGGGGTTTACGGCCTTGGCCAGCGTACTGCCGTCCACCATGGACAGCCTCTCGAACATGGGGCCGCATGGTTTCAGTGAAGTTCTGTACGCCTACACCTCGGGTACGGCCAATAACGGTTCGGCCTTTGCCGGTTTCAACGCGAACACGCCTTTCTTCAACACCACGATCGGGCTGGCCATGCTGGTCGGGCGTTATCTGACTTTATTGCCGTTGCTGGCTCTGGCCGGTGTGCTGGCGGCCAAAAAAGCCGTTCCTGCTGGTCCAGGAACCTTGTCGACGGCCACCCCTTTGTTTACCGGCCTGTTGATTTTCGTGGTCCTGGTGGTGGGCGGTCTGACTTTTCTGCCTGCTCTGGCGCTGGGCCCGATTGTGGAGCACCTGTTGATGCTCGATGGCATTACTTTTTGA
- the kdpB gene encoding potassium-transporting ATPase subunit KdpB: MSITDLKASQEAEHATVFQAVPWGTVCKEAFKKLSPRVQFKNPVMCVVYLGSILTSLLGVQALMGQGEAPAGFIWSIAAWLWFTVLFANAAEAVAEGRGKAQADALRSTRKRVMAKVLKEPRRDSRSWPVPSDELVPGAYVLVEAGQIIPADGEVLQGAASVDESAITGESAPVIRESGGDFCSVTGGTRVLSDWIVMQVTAKPGEAFLDRMIAMVEGAKRGKTPNEIALNILLVALTLIFLLVCVTLLPFSSFATALTGQGSPVTITALIALLVCLIPTTIGALLSAVGVAGMSRMMKANVLASSGRAIEAAGDVDVLLLDKTGTITLGNREASAFLPAPQVSEHALADAAQLASLADETPEGRSIVVLAKQLFNLRGRQLQGAQTIAFSAHTRMSGIDIEGRQIRKGAANTMRAHIESQGGVFPRELDTLVNEVARRGSTPLVVAEGNKALGVVELKDIVKGGIKERFAELRAMGIKTVMITGDNKLTAAAIAAEAGVDDYLAEATPEDKLQLIRRYQDEGRLVAMTGDGTNDAPALAQADVAVAMNSGTQAAKEAGNMVDLDSNPTKLLRVVEVGKQMIMTRGALTTFSIANDLAKYFAIIPAAFVVTYPALGALNVMQLHSPATAILSAVIFNALIIIALIPLALRGVKYRAEPASRLLRRNLLIYGLGGLIAPFIGIKLIDMLLTPFFG, from the coding sequence ATGTCTATTACTGATTTAAAAGCCTCGCAAGAGGCGGAGCACGCAACGGTGTTTCAGGCTGTGCCCTGGGGCACCGTGTGCAAGGAAGCCTTCAAGAAACTGTCCCCTCGGGTGCAGTTCAAGAACCCGGTAATGTGTGTGGTGTATCTGGGTAGCATCCTGACCAGCCTGCTGGGTGTGCAGGCTTTGATGGGGCAGGGCGAGGCCCCCGCTGGTTTTATCTGGTCCATTGCTGCCTGGTTGTGGTTTACGGTTTTGTTTGCCAATGCGGCCGAAGCGGTGGCAGAAGGGCGTGGCAAGGCGCAGGCTGATGCGCTGCGATCTACGCGCAAGCGGGTTATGGCCAAAGTGTTGAAAGAGCCCAGGCGAGATAGTCGTTCCTGGCCTGTCCCCAGCGATGAGCTGGTGCCCGGTGCCTATGTGCTGGTCGAGGCTGGCCAGATTATTCCGGCCGATGGTGAAGTGCTGCAGGGGGCAGCCTCGGTAGACGAGTCCGCTATTACTGGGGAGTCAGCGCCGGTTATCCGGGAGTCGGGGGGCGACTTTTGCTCGGTCACGGGTGGGACGCGTGTTCTGTCGGACTGGATTGTGATGCAGGTCACCGCCAAACCCGGCGAAGCCTTTCTGGATCGCATGATTGCAATGGTGGAAGGGGCCAAACGTGGCAAGACGCCAAACGAGATTGCCTTGAATATCTTGCTGGTCGCCTTGACGCTGATCTTTCTCTTGGTGTGCGTCACCTTGTTGCCTTTCTCCAGTTTTGCCACCGCGCTGACCGGCCAAGGTTCGCCCGTCACGATTACGGCCCTGATCGCCTTGCTGGTGTGCCTGATTCCGACCACGATTGGCGCCTTGTTGTCGGCAGTGGGCGTGGCCGGAATGAGCCGCATGATGAAGGCCAATGTACTGGCCAGCTCGGGCCGTGCGATCGAGGCGGCCGGGGATGTGGATGTCTTGTTGCTGGACAAGACAGGCACCATCACACTGGGCAATCGAGAAGCTTCGGCATTTCTGCCCGCGCCGCAGGTATCGGAGCACGCCTTGGCGGATGCGGCTCAATTGGCCTCGCTGGCCGATGAGACTCCCGAAGGGCGCTCTATTGTGGTGCTGGCCAAGCAGCTTTTCAATTTGCGTGGCCGTCAATTGCAGGGCGCGCAGACCATTGCCTTCAGTGCCCATACCCGCATGAGCGGGATTGATATTGAGGGTCGCCAGATCCGTAAAGGGGCGGCCAATACCATGCGCGCGCACATTGAGTCCCAGGGCGGGGTGTTCCCTCGTGAACTGGATACCTTGGTCAATGAGGTGGCACGGCGTGGCAGCACACCGCTGGTCGTTGCCGAGGGCAATAAGGCGCTGGGTGTGGTGGAGCTCAAGGACATTGTCAAAGGCGGTATCAAGGAGCGTTTTGCCGAGCTGCGCGCCATGGGCATCAAGACCGTCATGATTACGGGGGATAACAAACTGACCGCCGCAGCAATCGCGGCTGAGGCCGGGGTGGATGATTATCTGGCCGAAGCCACGCCCGAGGACAAGCTGCAATTGATTCGACGCTATCAGGATGAAGGTCGCCTGGTGGCCATGACTGGCGACGGGACGAATGATGCGCCTGCTCTGGCGCAGGCAGATGTGGCCGTGGCCATGAATAGTGGTACCCAGGCGGCCAAAGAGGCCGGCAATATGGTGGATCTGGACAGCAACCCCACCAAGCTCTTGCGTGTGGTGGAAGTAGGCAAGCAGATGATCATGACGCGTGGTGCCCTGACCACCTTCAGTATTGCCAATGACCTGGCCAAGTACTTTGCGATTATTCCTGCGGCTTTTGTGGTCACCTATCCGGCTCTGGGCGCCTTGAATGTGATGCAACTGCACAGCCCAGCCACAGCGATTCTGTCTGCGGTCATTTTCAATGCTCTGATCATCATCGCCTTGATTCCTTTGGCCTTGCGCGGCGTGAAATATCGGGCGGAGCCCGCAAGCAGACTGCTGCGGCGTAACTTGCTGATCTACGGTTTGGGCGGGCTGATTGCGCCTTTTATAGGTATCAAACTGATTGATATGCTGCTGACACCGTTTTTCGGATAA